From a single Nicotiana tabacum cultivar K326 chromosome 8, ASM71507v2, whole genome shotgun sequence genomic region:
- the LOC107781147 gene encoding putative cytochrome c oxidase subunit 5b-like, with translation MWRRLNTQFRILSQLRSAPKSNRFSAAAATSLSPSPAAFQPAVPYSSRHFSTASENVVKKSVEDVMPIATGHEREELEAELQGKELLDINFPEGPFGTKEAPAVVKSYYDRRIVGCPGSEGEDEHDVVWFWLEKGKPHECPVCTQYFVLEVVGPGGPPDGHGDDDEHH, from the exons ATGTGGAGAAGACTTAATACGCAGTTTCGGATTTTAAGCCAACTCCGATCTGCCCCTAAATCCAATCGGTTTTCCGCCGCCGCCGCCACCTCCTTATCGCCGTCTCCGGCGGCTTTCCAACCCGCGGTTCCTTACTCCTCTCGCCACTTCAGTACTGCTTCAG AAAATGTTGTGAAGAAGAGTGTGGAGGATGTAATGCCAATTGCGACCGGTCACGAGCGCGAAGAGCTTGAAGCTGAACTTCAA GGAAAGGAACTTCTTGACATCAACTTTCCTGAAGGTCCTTTTGGCACAAAG GAAGCACCAGCtgttgttaaatcctactatgacaGAAGAATTGTAGGATGTCCAGGAAGTGAAGGCG AAGATGAGCATGATGTTGTTTGGTTCTGGCTCGAGAAGGGCAAGCCACATGAATGCCCAGTATGCACACAATATTTTGTG TTGGAGGTGGTTGGCCCTGGAGGACCTCCAGATGGACATGGTGATGACGATGAGCATCACTGA